In Horticoccus luteus, the following proteins share a genomic window:
- a CDS encoding valine--tRNA ligase has protein sequence MAEITKSYEARDVEQRWYAAWQEAKCFAGKAAPGQETYTIVIPPPNVTGILHMGHVLNNTLQDALIRRARLDGKAACWIPGTDHAGIATQTMVEKHLKKTEGKGRRDLGREAFLDRVWAWRGEKGDHILKQLRELGCSCDWDRTHFTMDPGYSRAVLTAFVKLFDQGHIYRGKRMVNWCPVSLTALSDEEVEMRPTKGFIYRLRYELVEPTTTKDADGNTIPLTHLILETTRPETIAADVAVAVHPDDPRYTHLVGRKLWRPLGERVQIPIIADKAVDPAFAAGALKVTPAHDKVDFEIGQRHGLPVIDSINADGTMNADAGPELAGLDRFAARKQAAEILEQRGNLIEAKPYENNVGYSQRAGVPIEPRLMQQWWLRYPRVEEAKAVVRDGLIQMHPERWSKVYLNWLENIQDWCISRQLWWGHRIPVWYAKGIDRETLTEADLRDPQKIHVSLDGPADPENWTQEDDVLDTWASSWLWPFATLGWPDAEAQAKADFDAFYPTTTLATGADIIFFWVARMIMAGLEFARPGAPVEKRIPFKHVYFNGIVRDKQGRKMSKTLGNSPDPLDLITKYGADGLRFGLLQIAPLGQDVKFDEDRIEGGKNFCNKLWNACRFRQMSGAMADNSTLDAILARIDATTLDDDDHAILAALVDTLGTVERGFAGFEFAGATQRLYSFFWNDFCDWYVEVAKSRVQDPAAKDHALAVQDLVLREFLLMFEPFAPFITEELWALLGYAAPGTRFVQETRIETAGGLVAALARRGVRIDSEASGRVDTLKRFATLARQLKADQNAAQKRDVTFFALAADSVWTVLAGGSAKLVRLVGATAIERTSAEVALPAVVTPLGTLYLDTGVKVDPAAERTRLMKELEAVSKHIAGTEARLANQAFVSKAPPAVLEGARKQLADQQAKRAELERLLGALG, from the coding sequence ATGGCTGAGATCACCAAGAGTTACGAAGCACGCGACGTTGAGCAGAGATGGTATGCCGCCTGGCAGGAGGCCAAGTGCTTCGCCGGGAAGGCTGCTCCCGGCCAGGAGACTTACACCATCGTCATACCTCCGCCCAACGTGACGGGGATTCTGCACATGGGCCACGTGCTCAACAACACGTTGCAGGACGCCCTCATCCGGCGCGCCCGGCTCGACGGCAAGGCCGCGTGCTGGATCCCGGGCACAGATCACGCCGGCATCGCCACGCAGACGATGGTCGAGAAGCATCTCAAGAAGACGGAAGGCAAGGGGCGGCGGGATTTGGGACGCGAGGCGTTTCTCGATCGCGTGTGGGCCTGGCGGGGTGAAAAGGGCGATCACATTCTCAAGCAATTGCGCGAGCTCGGATGCTCCTGCGATTGGGATCGCACGCATTTCACGATGGATCCCGGTTACTCGCGCGCCGTGCTCACGGCGTTCGTGAAACTTTTCGACCAAGGGCACATTTACCGTGGCAAGCGCATGGTGAACTGGTGCCCGGTTTCGTTGACGGCGTTGTCGGACGAGGAAGTCGAGATGCGTCCAACGAAGGGTTTTATTTATCGTCTGCGTTACGAGCTCGTTGAACCGACGACGACGAAAGACGCCGATGGGAACACGATCCCGCTCACGCATCTGATTCTCGAGACGACGCGGCCCGAGACAATCGCCGCCGACGTTGCCGTGGCCGTGCATCCCGACGATCCGCGTTATACGCATCTCGTCGGCCGGAAACTCTGGCGGCCGCTGGGCGAACGCGTGCAAATACCGATCATCGCGGACAAGGCCGTCGATCCGGCCTTCGCCGCCGGCGCGCTGAAAGTCACGCCCGCGCACGACAAGGTGGATTTCGAGATTGGCCAGCGCCATGGCTTGCCGGTCATCGATTCCATCAACGCCGACGGCACGATGAACGCCGACGCCGGCCCCGAGCTCGCCGGACTGGACCGCTTTGCCGCGCGCAAGCAGGCCGCGGAGATTCTCGAGCAGCGGGGCAATTTGATCGAAGCGAAACCCTACGAGAACAATGTCGGCTATTCGCAGCGCGCCGGCGTGCCGATCGAGCCGCGTTTGATGCAGCAATGGTGGCTGCGTTACCCGCGCGTGGAGGAGGCCAAGGCAGTCGTGCGCGACGGTCTGATCCAGATGCATCCCGAGCGGTGGTCGAAGGTGTATCTCAACTGGCTCGAAAACATTCAGGATTGGTGCATCAGCCGCCAACTCTGGTGGGGGCATCGCATTCCCGTGTGGTATGCGAAGGGCATCGATCGCGAGACGCTCACCGAAGCCGATCTGCGCGATCCGCAGAAAATCCACGTTTCCCTCGACGGCCCGGCCGATCCGGAAAACTGGACGCAGGAAGACGACGTCCTCGACACGTGGGCGTCGTCCTGGCTCTGGCCGTTTGCGACGCTCGGCTGGCCCGATGCGGAGGCGCAGGCGAAGGCGGATTTCGATGCGTTTTACCCGACCACGACGCTCGCGACGGGCGCCGACATCATCTTCTTCTGGGTCGCGCGCATGATCATGGCCGGCCTCGAATTCGCACGGCCCGGCGCGCCGGTCGAGAAGCGGATTCCGTTCAAGCACGTTTATTTCAACGGCATCGTGCGCGACAAGCAGGGGCGCAAGATGTCGAAGACGCTCGGCAACTCGCCGGACCCGCTCGACCTCATCACGAAATACGGCGCCGATGGTCTGCGGTTCGGACTGCTGCAGATCGCGCCGCTCGGCCAGGACGTGAAGTTCGACGAAGACCGCATCGAAGGCGGCAAGAACTTTTGCAACAAGCTGTGGAACGCGTGTCGCTTCCGCCAAATGAGTGGCGCGATGGCGGACAACTCCACGCTCGACGCCATTCTCGCGCGGATCGACGCCACCACGCTCGACGACGACGATCATGCGATTCTCGCGGCACTCGTTGATACACTCGGGACGGTCGAGCGCGGTTTCGCCGGGTTCGAGTTCGCCGGTGCGACGCAGCGGCTGTATTCGTTTTTCTGGAATGATTTTTGCGACTGGTATGTCGAAGTCGCCAAGTCGCGCGTGCAGGACCCGGCGGCGAAAGATCACGCGCTCGCGGTGCAGGATCTCGTGCTGCGCGAGTTTCTGCTGATGTTCGAGCCGTTCGCGCCGTTCATCACGGAAGAGTTGTGGGCGCTGCTCGGCTACGCGGCGCCCGGCACCCGATTCGTGCAGGAGACGCGGATCGAAACGGCGGGCGGTCTCGTCGCTGCGCTCGCGCGCCGCGGTGTCCGGATCGACAGCGAGGCGTCGGGCCGCGTCGATACGCTGAAACGTTTCGCCACGCTCGCGCGTCAGCTCAAGGCCGACCAGAACGCGGCGCAGAAGCGCGACGTGACGTTTTTCGCGCTCGCGGCCGATTCGGTTTGGACGGTGCTCGCCGGAGGGTCCGCCAAGCTCGTCCGCCTTGTCGGTGCGACCGCGATCGAGCGCACCTCGGCCGAGGTGGCGTTGCCGGCGGTCGTGACTCCGCTCGGCACGCTCTATCTCGACACGGGCGTGAAGGTCGATCCGGCGGCAGAACGCACTCGCCTCATGAAAGAACTCGAGGCCGTCAGCAAACACATCGCCGGCACGGAAGCGCGGCTCGCGAATCAGGCGTTCGTGAGCAAAGCGCCGCCGGCGGTGCTGGAAGGAGCGCGCAAGCAACTGGCCGATCAGCAGGCGAAGCGCGCGGAGCTGGAGCGTTTGCTGGGGGCTCTGGGTTGA
- the glnD gene encoding [protein-PII] uridylyltransferase, translated as MSASFSAKPICLPAFPSDAPVEARLAASKEYLHAGRERLRLQHKSSASGLAVVRGLAALVDGLLIALTEAALASWSAIPGNSSAPIALVALGGYGRGELSPLSDVDVMFLLPSKTRAAVAKPMLEHFTREILYVLWDCDLKVGHSTRTVDEVFTEARNDIQTLTSLLEARFIAGSATLYEAFAQAYRSFYTTEDPKGYISARLDDQRVRRQKYGDTPFLQEPDVKNGVGGLRDYQNTLWMARVKLGITSLDELVTQRYLATAELLEFRRAYDYLLRVRNELHFMSRHVTDVLSLDVQARLALQLGYTEKNELQRVEQFMHDYYTAAQTIFRLSKLVEDRLALSIGRGESAKLSFKEVLLAAKLQRAKHIDGFVVRGRLLVAERPDVFTEDPVRLLRVFRHCQQLDCKPDFHLAAQIRASLNLITRDVVESADANITFRSILSEAGGVFPVLQLMHEVGVLGRFIPEFDGLTCLVQHEYYHRYTADVHTLETIRQLDLVFSEAEPITLKYRTALRETAEPTLLYITLLLHDIGKARGISGHAESGVIIAGPLLDRMGVSPEGRALVEFTIKNHLVMARFWQKRDVDDPQTAAAFAEIVGDAERLRHLYVHTFCDARGTAASLWNGYKDTLHTGLYLGTLEHLKLGPDLQANRQEKIAMIQQELILKKVPGINAEEITAHFGLLPERYFIQTDADEIALHIKMVNRLLQSISAADSLGALRPIIEWKNDLNRSHTVVNIVTWDRAGLFYKLAGALSVAGLSILGAKVISRSDHIAIDTFYVVEPGRGVVQDTAAQETFARTIEAALMQNKDLYPEILAQAKKIYTPRPVAGPQLSFPPSVEVYHELAMQRTIVEVQARDQIGLLYRLAKTISDQGFDITFARVGTERGVAIDTFYIEGSETAQTTDETRLDQLRETLVGVITPAPQPTAS; from the coding sequence ATGTCGGCCTCCTTCTCCGCCAAACCCATCTGCCTGCCGGCGTTTCCTTCCGACGCGCCAGTGGAAGCGCGCCTCGCCGCGAGCAAGGAATACCTGCACGCCGGTCGCGAGCGTCTGCGTCTCCAGCACAAATCCAGCGCCAGCGGCCTGGCCGTCGTCCGCGGACTCGCCGCGCTCGTCGACGGCTTGCTGATCGCCCTCACCGAAGCCGCCCTGGCGAGCTGGTCGGCCATTCCGGGCAACTCCTCCGCGCCCATCGCGCTCGTCGCCCTCGGCGGCTACGGCCGCGGCGAGCTTTCCCCGCTGAGCGATGTCGACGTGATGTTTTTGCTCCCGTCAAAGACGCGTGCCGCCGTCGCCAAGCCGATGCTGGAACACTTTACGCGCGAGATTCTTTACGTGCTCTGGGACTGCGATCTCAAGGTCGGCCATTCCACCCGCACCGTCGACGAGGTCTTCACCGAGGCGCGCAACGACATCCAGACGCTCACCTCGCTCCTCGAAGCGCGCTTCATCGCCGGCTCCGCGACCCTCTACGAAGCCTTCGCGCAAGCCTATCGCAGCTTCTACACGACCGAGGACCCCAAAGGCTACATCTCCGCCCGCCTCGATGATCAACGCGTGCGTCGCCAGAAATACGGCGACACGCCCTTTCTCCAGGAGCCCGACGTCAAGAACGGCGTCGGCGGTCTCCGCGACTACCAAAACACCCTGTGGATGGCGCGCGTGAAGCTCGGCATCACCAGCCTCGACGAGCTCGTCACCCAACGCTATCTCGCCACCGCCGAGCTCCTCGAATTTCGCCGCGCCTACGACTACCTGCTTCGCGTGCGCAACGAGCTGCACTTCATGAGCCGGCACGTGACCGATGTCCTCAGTCTCGACGTCCAGGCGCGACTGGCCCTGCAACTGGGCTACACCGAAAAAAACGAACTGCAACGCGTCGAGCAGTTCATGCACGACTACTACACGGCCGCGCAGACGATTTTCCGCCTGTCGAAACTCGTCGAGGACCGGCTCGCGCTCAGCATCGGCCGCGGCGAATCCGCGAAACTTTCGTTCAAGGAGGTCCTCCTCGCCGCGAAGCTCCAACGGGCCAAACACATCGATGGCTTTGTCGTCCGCGGCCGTTTGCTCGTCGCCGAACGCCCCGACGTCTTCACGGAAGACCCCGTCCGCCTGCTGCGCGTGTTCCGGCACTGCCAGCAACTCGACTGCAAACCCGACTTCCACCTCGCGGCGCAGATTCGCGCTTCGCTCAACCTCATCACGCGCGACGTGGTCGAATCGGCTGACGCCAACATCACCTTTCGCTCGATCCTTTCGGAAGCCGGCGGCGTTTTCCCCGTGCTGCAGCTCATGCACGAGGTCGGCGTGCTCGGCCGGTTTATCCCGGAGTTCGATGGCCTTACCTGCCTCGTTCAGCACGAGTATTACCACCGCTACACCGCGGATGTGCACACGTTGGAAACGATCCGCCAACTCGACTTGGTCTTCTCGGAGGCCGAGCCCATCACGCTCAAATACCGGACCGCGCTTCGCGAAACCGCCGAACCCACCCTCCTCTACATCACGCTCCTGCTGCACGATATCGGCAAGGCCCGCGGCATCAGCGGCCATGCCGAAAGCGGCGTGATCATCGCCGGCCCGCTGCTGGATCGGATGGGCGTCTCGCCGGAAGGCCGCGCGCTGGTGGAATTCACCATCAAAAATCATCTCGTTATGGCACGCTTTTGGCAGAAGCGTGATGTTGATGATCCGCAAACTGCCGCCGCTTTTGCCGAAATTGTCGGTGATGCCGAACGGCTTCGCCATCTCTACGTCCACACCTTTTGCGACGCCCGCGGCACCGCCGCCAGCCTCTGGAACGGCTACAAAGACACCCTCCACACCGGCCTCTATCTCGGCACCTTGGAACACTTGAAACTCGGCCCCGACCTGCAGGCCAACCGCCAGGAAAAAATCGCCATGATTCAGCAAGAGCTCATCCTCAAGAAGGTGCCCGGCATCAATGCCGAGGAAATCACCGCCCACTTCGGGCTCCTGCCCGAACGCTACTTCATCCAGACCGACGCCGACGAGATCGCGTTGCACATCAAGATGGTCAACCGGCTCCTGCAATCCATCTCGGCCGCCGATTCGCTCGGCGCGCTGCGCCCCATCATCGAGTGGAAGAACGACCTCAACCGCTCCCACACCGTCGTCAACATCGTCACCTGGGATCGTGCCGGCCTCTTCTATAAACTCGCCGGTGCTCTCAGCGTGGCCGGCCTGTCCATCCTCGGCGCGAAGGTTATTTCCCGCAGCGATCACATCGCGATCGACACGTTCTACGTCGTCGAACCCGGCCGCGGCGTGGTGCAGGATACCGCCGCCCAGGAAACGTTCGCCCGCACGATCGAAGCCGCGCTCATGCAAAACAAAGATCTCTATCCCGAGATCCTCGCCCAAGCGAAAAAGATCTACACCCCGCGTCCGGTCGCCGGCCCGCAACTGTCGTTTCCTCCCTCTGTCGAGGTTTACCACGAACTCGCCATGCAGCGCACCATCGTCGAAGTGCAGGCGCGCGACCAGATCGGCCTCCTCTACCGCTTGGCGAAAACCATCTCCGATCAGGGATTCGACATCACCTTTGCCCGCGTCGGCACCGAACGCGGCGTCGCCATCGACACGTTCTACATCGAAGGCTCCGAAACCGCGCAAACCACCGACGAGACCCGGCTCGATCAACTCCGCGAAACACTCGTCGGCGTCATCACGCCCGCCCCGCAGCCGACAGCATCCTGA
- a CDS encoding GAF domain-containing protein has product MTSAAAQTAARVSRLALPFTPALPSFITSRVSASADLPSDHAPHVRTATTLYRLARLATSADGATAALSVALRELVATFGADAGSIALLDANGSVLRTDVQIGQPAHSAPFELKSGHGVTGWCVANAKPLLVPEVASEPRYISARPATQCEMAAPLGEGDEVIGAIDLESDRPRAFNADDLALLTLAAAELTRVIRHLWRQHAFEQKARQLESLITIGRSLVTKLEPQELFDTVVGDARQILQARACMFQRHDAATDRLRLTAFAGDPGAAPSQTEADASACLAAAALRTQKQIEHLDVQTPGFDTLADLPTTPLVRSVLLTPVAYEGEIFGVLSIFTDRVHRFTNDEKRLAAALASLAAVALQNTRLYARVFQSEATLRKNEQLTTLGLLAAEIAHEIRNPLTVLKLLYGQLGIEFPSDDPRHTDLRVIGEKLDQLEAIVSRVLNFAKAPARLHSLWPLADIVTDTLVLVRLKLAQAKIQIRFEAPPGPLLVDAHKGQLQQVLLNLILNATHAMPAGGEIALRLTGDPAAQPPLATLDLRDTGSGIPAEIRDRIFDSFLSGRSGGTGLGLAIARRIMLDHHGDVTLLETGPAGTTLRLTLPLAKPAGD; this is encoded by the coding sequence TTGACCTCTGCCGCCGCGCAAACCGCCGCGCGCGTCTCGCGCCTCGCCCTGCCCTTTACGCCTGCGCTCCCTTCCTTCATCACGTCCCGCGTGAGCGCCTCCGCCGATCTTCCTTCCGACCACGCGCCTCACGTTCGCACCGCCACGACACTTTATCGGCTCGCGCGCCTCGCCACGAGTGCCGACGGCGCTACGGCTGCTCTGTCGGTGGCGCTGCGCGAACTGGTCGCCACGTTTGGCGCCGACGCCGGGTCCATCGCGCTCCTCGATGCCAACGGCAGCGTCCTGCGCACGGATGTGCAAATCGGCCAGCCCGCGCACTCTGCCCCTTTTGAACTGAAATCCGGCCACGGCGTCACTGGTTGGTGTGTGGCCAACGCCAAGCCGCTCCTCGTCCCTGAAGTCGCCTCCGAACCCCGCTACATTTCCGCCCGCCCCGCCACGCAGTGCGAAATGGCGGCTCCCCTCGGCGAGGGCGATGAAGTCATCGGCGCCATCGACCTCGAAAGCGACCGCCCCCGCGCGTTCAATGCCGACGATCTCGCCTTGCTCACGCTCGCCGCGGCGGAACTCACGCGCGTCATCCGGCACCTCTGGCGGCAGCACGCGTTCGAGCAAAAAGCGCGGCAACTCGAGTCCCTCATCACCATCGGCCGCTCCCTCGTCACCAAGCTCGAACCACAGGAACTGTTTGACACCGTCGTCGGCGATGCGCGCCAAATCCTGCAAGCCCGCGCCTGCATGTTTCAACGGCACGACGCCGCGACCGATCGCCTCCGCCTCACCGCCTTCGCGGGTGATCCCGGCGCCGCCCCTTCGCAAACCGAGGCCGACGCGTCCGCCTGCCTCGCCGCCGCTGCGCTCCGCACGCAAAAACAAATCGAGCATCTCGATGTGCAGACGCCCGGCTTCGACACGCTCGCCGATCTGCCGACCACGCCCCTCGTGCGCTCGGTGCTCCTCACTCCCGTCGCCTACGAAGGGGAAATTTTTGGCGTCCTCTCGATCTTCACCGATCGCGTGCACCGCTTCACCAACGACGAAAAACGCCTCGCCGCCGCCCTCGCGTCGCTCGCCGCCGTCGCCCTGCAAAACACCCGCCTCTACGCCCGCGTTTTTCAAAGCGAAGCCACCCTCCGAAAAAACGAACAGCTCACGACGCTCGGTCTTCTCGCCGCCGAGATCGCCCACGAGATCCGCAACCCGCTCACGGTGTTGAAACTCCTCTACGGGCAGCTCGGCATCGAATTTCCCTCGGACGATCCGCGCCACACCGACCTGCGCGTCATCGGCGAAAAACTCGATCAACTCGAAGCCATCGTCTCGCGCGTCCTCAACTTTGCCAAGGCGCCTGCCCGCCTCCATTCGCTCTGGCCGCTCGCCGACATCGTCACCGACACGCTCGTGCTCGTCCGTCTCAAGCTCGCCCAGGCGAAGATCCAAATTCGCTTCGAGGCACCGCCGGGCCCGCTGCTCGTCGACGCGCACAAGGGCCAGTTGCAGCAAGTGCTGCTTAACCTCATCCTCAACGCCACGCACGCGATGCCCGCTGGCGGCGAAATCGCACTTCGCCTCACCGGCGATCCCGCCGCGCAACCGCCGCTCGCCACGCTCGACCTGCGCGACACCGGTTCGGGCATCCCGGCGGAGATTCGCGACCGGATTTTCGATTCGTTTCTCTCCGGTCGCTCCGGCGGCACCGGCCTCGGGCTCGCGATCGCGCGCCGCATCATGCTCGATCACCATGGCGACGTCACCCTCCTTGAAACCGGCCCTGCCGGCACCACCCTGCGCCTGACGCTGCCGCTCGCCAAACCCGCGGGCGACTGA
- a CDS encoding glycine cleavage system protein R, with protein sequence MTAATTMVTGMLANLVMTVIGNDRPGLVRTVAACVADHGGNWLESRMCRLGGQFAGLLRVEVAAERRDELLQALRGLDHGGLQVTVHSETGDEISPAKSGAVALLELVGNDRPGILRSVSSVLAAHGVNVEELASERMPAPHGGGTLFQARATVFVPAEVHFADVRADLEKIAADLMVDLKWESAK encoded by the coding sequence ATGACCGCGGCGACGACCATGGTCACGGGCATGCTCGCGAATTTGGTGATGACAGTGATCGGCAACGACCGGCCCGGGCTGGTGCGGACTGTGGCGGCGTGCGTGGCCGACCACGGCGGCAATTGGTTGGAGAGCCGCATGTGCCGGCTCGGCGGCCAGTTTGCCGGACTGTTGCGCGTCGAAGTGGCCGCCGAGCGGCGGGACGAGCTGTTGCAAGCGCTGCGAGGGCTCGATCACGGGGGATTGCAGGTGACGGTGCACAGCGAAACGGGCGACGAGATTTCACCGGCGAAAAGCGGCGCCGTGGCGTTGCTGGAATTGGTGGGCAACGATCGGCCGGGAATTTTGCGCAGCGTTTCCAGCGTGCTGGCGGCTCACGGCGTGAACGTCGAGGAACTCGCTTCGGAACGCATGCCGGCACCGCACGGTGGCGGCACCTTGTTTCAGGCGCGCGCGACGGTTTTCGTGCCGGCGGAGGTGCACTTTGCTGACGTGCGCGCGGACTTGGAGAAAATCGCCGCGGATCTGATGGTCGATCTAAAGTGGGAGTCGGCCAAATAG
- a CDS encoding HNH endonuclease — MEAVLDQPVLVLNRLWQAVNVIGARRAFALLARGHAHVVHHQEDDFKTFSMLDWIDFSTSNPPLAALDTVHTPTRAIRLPRVILLTYFDKLPCKELKLTRNNVFERDKNQCQYCGRVFVREELNLDHVIPRDHGGKTTWENIVCSCIKCNTRKSNRLPHEAHMRLIRKPSRPKWRPIISLVLGTQHHEMWKDFLDLAYWNVELDE, encoded by the coding sequence ATGGAGGCCGTGCTTGATCAACCTGTGCTGGTGCTGAACCGGCTGTGGCAGGCGGTGAATGTCATCGGCGCCCGACGCGCATTCGCGTTGCTGGCGCGCGGTCATGCGCACGTCGTCCATCATCAGGAGGACGACTTCAAAACGTTCTCGATGCTCGACTGGATTGATTTTTCGACGAGCAATCCGCCGCTTGCGGCACTTGATACGGTGCATACGCCGACGCGCGCGATCCGGTTGCCGCGGGTGATTTTGCTCACGTATTTCGATAAGTTGCCGTGCAAAGAGCTCAAGCTGACGCGCAACAACGTGTTCGAGCGCGATAAGAACCAGTGCCAATATTGCGGCCGCGTGTTCGTGCGGGAGGAGTTGAACCTGGATCACGTGATCCCGCGCGATCACGGCGGGAAAACGACGTGGGAGAACATTGTGTGCTCGTGCATCAAGTGTAACACGAGAAAGTCGAACCGCCTGCCGCACGAGGCCCACATGCGGCTTATCCGCAAGCCGTCGCGGCCCAAGTGGCGGCCGATCATTTCCCTGGTGCTCGGGACGCAGCATCACGAGATGTGGAAGGACTTTCTCGACCTGGCGTATTGGAACGTCGAACTCGACGAATGA
- a CDS encoding TlpA family protein disulfide reductase has protein sequence MKSRALRLPLLAATLLLSLGLRAQTPPAVVVPKPVTPPPSAPAPAVPPIVAPAESPAETDLKQLVGDISTKLRAAQNTPEALAPELQRFDALLEKYAAQKTEDTAGILASKAMLYLQVFQDYPRGAELLQQLQKDFPNTGFAQRATAVLAELGPILASSKVSAALKVGTPFPAFSETDLDGHPLTLAALKGKIVLVDFWATWCGPCVQELPNVVAAYEKYHAKGFEIVGISLDHDRAKLVAFMQERHVTWPQYFDGAGWKNKLAKAYGVNSIPATYLLDGDGKIIAKDLRGPALERELAQRLP, from the coding sequence ATGAAATCCCGCGCCCTTCGCCTGCCCTTGCTCGCCGCCACCCTCCTTTTGTCGCTCGGTCTCCGCGCGCAAACGCCCCCGGCCGTCGTCGTGCCCAAACCCGTCACGCCGCCCCCGAGCGCTCCGGCGCCCGCCGTCCCACCAATCGTAGCCCCGGCGGAAAGCCCCGCGGAAACGGATTTGAAACAACTGGTGGGCGACATCTCCACGAAACTCCGCGCCGCCCAGAACACCCCGGAGGCACTCGCGCCGGAACTCCAACGCTTCGACGCGCTGCTGGAAAAATACGCGGCCCAAAAAACCGAAGACACCGCCGGCATTCTCGCCTCCAAAGCGATGCTCTACCTGCAGGTCTTCCAAGATTACCCCCGCGGCGCCGAATTGCTCCAGCAGTTGCAAAAAGATTTTCCCAACACCGGATTCGCGCAGCGCGCCACGGCCGTCCTCGCGGAACTCGGGCCGATCCTCGCCTCCAGCAAAGTCAGCGCGGCCCTGAAAGTCGGCACACCCTTCCCGGCGTTTTCCGAAACCGATCTCGATGGTCATCCGCTCACGCTGGCCGCTTTGAAGGGCAAAATTGTGCTCGTCGATTTCTGGGCCACTTGGTGCGGCCCGTGCGTGCAAGAGCTGCCAAACGTCGTCGCCGCCTACGAAAAATATCACGCGAAGGGCTTTGAAATTGTCGGGATCAGCCTCGATCACGATCGCGCCAAGCTCGTCGCCTTCATGCAGGAGCGCCATGTCACGTGGCCGCAATATTTCGACGGCGCGGGCTGGAAAAACAAACTCGCCAAAGCATACGGGGTGAACTCCATCCCCGCGACCTACCTCCTCGACGGCGACGGCAAGATCATCGCGAAGGACCTTCGCGGCCCCGCGCTCGAGCGCGAGCTCGCCCAGCGTCTGCCGTAA